The following coding sequences are from one Phormidium ambiguum IAM M-71 window:
- a CDS encoding caspase family protein, with translation MKRRTFLQKSSIVLAALGLSQSGLSLFSDRYYQALAQSSPRKLALLVGINQYSFGTPLTGCVTDVELQRELLIHRFGFHPSDILTITDQQATRQNIEIAFSEHLTKQVKSGDVVVFHFSGYGSRLQESESLEEGKNREESVGTNLLLPVDGIIQIKNQPVINAITEDTLWLLLRSLSTDLVTSVLDTSYTDGGIILQGNLRVRSRPSIITGEINQEELALQDQIKRNSQIINANPGLILMAAKPEQVATEGQMDGFSSGFFTYALTQHLWQATSATTVQISLNRIAETVEQLVGNTQQPQVYSKTNSQKTLLNYHTLSQQKLSADGVVTTVEETTKTAQLWLGGLPAKVLQYNISSLFNTVSYPDSSSQVTPDLQLVIRSHEGLKAKARINSANSNEISKLQVGQLVQEAVRVLPHNINLTVALDSCLARIERVDATSAFAGISHVTSVVAGEQSADCLLGRVSSGESVLARAESESVGGVTASQSKISYGLFSPGLEPIPNTSGEAGEAVKTAVNRLVPKLHSLLAAKLLRLTANEGSSRLGVQAVLETIAPSKQVLMQRSTVRAPWPTPTVKVSSTAPPEGIVKLPINSSIQYQIHNYGNAPIYFILLGIDASGGPIALLPARSTSNLNESGSNSFATQVIIPGETTIVPATESPFKWVVQGPPGMVEIKLIFSRSPFSQTLETLENAKISAFGRVTNLPNPLEVARSILNDLHQASGNMTEAIATPPDSWALDVNNWATLSFIYQIV, from the coding sequence ATGAAGCGCAGGACTTTTTTACAAAAATCTAGTATAGTTTTGGCTGCGTTGGGTTTGAGTCAGTCTGGATTGTCGTTATTTAGCGATCGCTATTATCAAGCTTTAGCACAGTCTAGTCCGCGCAAGTTGGCTTTGCTAGTAGGAATTAATCAATATTCTTTTGGTACGCCACTAACAGGATGTGTGACTGATGTAGAGTTACAACGGGAACTTTTAATTCACCGTTTCGGTTTTCATCCCAGCGATATTCTAACTATTACAGATCAACAAGCTACTCGACAAAATATTGAAATTGCTTTTTCCGAACATCTCACTAAACAAGTTAAATCTGGGGATGTGGTAGTTTTTCACTTTAGTGGTTATGGTAGTCGTTTACAAGAAAGTGAGAGTTTGGAAGAGGGAAAAAACCGAGAAGAATCGGTGGGAACTAATTTGTTATTGCCTGTTGATGGCATTATTCAAATTAAAAACCAACCTGTAATTAATGCGATAACTGAAGATACTTTGTGGTTGTTGTTGCGATCGCTTTCCACAGACTTAGTAACTTCCGTTTTAGATACCAGCTATACTGATGGGGGAATTATCCTACAAGGTAATTTGCGTGTTAGGTCTAGACCATCAATTATTACAGGTGAAATCAACCAAGAAGAGTTAGCTTTACAAGACCAAATTAAACGCAATTCCCAAATAATTAATGCTAATCCCGGTCTGATTTTAATGGCGGCTAAACCAGAACAAGTAGCCACAGAAGGACAAATGGATGGTTTTAGTAGCGGATTTTTTACTTATGCCTTAACTCAACATCTTTGGCAAGCTACTTCTGCTACCACTGTGCAAATTAGCTTAAATCGAATTGCAGAAACTGTAGAACAATTAGTGGGAAATACACAACAACCCCAAGTTTATAGTAAAACTAATTCCCAAAAAACTTTACTTAATTATCATACTTTATCTCAACAAAAGTTAAGTGCAGATGGGGTAGTAACAACGGTAGAAGAAACTACTAAAACTGCCCAGTTATGGTTGGGGGGATTACCTGCAAAAGTTCTGCAATATAACATTAGTTCCCTTTTTAATACAGTAAGTTACCCGGATTCATCGAGTCAAGTAACACCGGATTTACAATTAGTTATTCGCTCTCATGAAGGGTTAAAAGCTAAAGCCAGAATTAATTCTGCTAATTCTAATGAAATTAGTAAACTGCAAGTGGGACAATTAGTACAAGAAGCAGTGCGAGTATTGCCTCATAATATTAATTTAACTGTGGCTTTAGATAGTTGTTTGGCAAGAATTGAACGAGTAGATGCTACTAGTGCTTTTGCGGGAATTTCTCATGTCACATCAGTAGTGGCAGGAGAACAATCTGCTGATTGTTTGTTAGGTCGAGTTTCTAGTGGGGAGTCAGTTTTAGCGCGTGCAGAATCGGAGTCGGTTGGCGGAGTAACAGCATCACAAAGTAAGATTAGTTATGGTTTATTTTCTCCTGGTTTGGAACCAATTCCTAATACTTCTGGAGAAGCAGGAGAAGCAGTAAAAACTGCGGTGAATCGTTTAGTACCTAAGTTGCATTCTTTGTTAGCGGCAAAGTTGTTACGTTTAACTGCAAATGAGGGTTCTTCGCGGTTGGGAGTACAAGCTGTTTTGGAAACGATCGCACCTAGCAAACAAGTCTTAATGCAACGGAGTACTGTTAGAGCACCTTGGCCTACTCCTACAGTTAAGGTATCATCAACTGCACCACCAGAAGGAATCGTTAAATTACCAATTAACAGTTCAATTCAGTACCAAATACATAATTATGGTAATGCACCGATTTATTTTATTTTATTAGGAATAGATGCTAGTGGTGGTCCGATCGCTCTCCTCCCTGCTAGGTCTACAAGTAATCTAAATGAATCTGGTAGTAACTCTTTTGCTACTCAAGTTATTATTCCTGGTGAAACTACTATTGTTCCGGCTACGGAAAGTCCTTTTAAATGGGTTGTGCAAGGGCCACCGGGAATGGTAGAAATTAAATTAATCTTCAGTCGATCGCCTTTTTCGCAAACTTTAGAAACTTTGGAGAATGCGAAAATCTCTGCTTTTGGGCGGGTAACTAATTTACCAAATCCTTTAGAAGTAGCTCGGTCAATTTTAAACGATTTACACCAAGCTAGTGGTAACATGACGGAAGCGATCGCCACACCTCCAGATTCTTGGGCTTTGGATGTGAATAATTGGGCAACTCTCAGCTTTATTTACCAAATAGTTTAA
- the sat gene encoding sulfate adenylyltransferase, with product MSHTIDGIAPHGGHLINRIATAQEKAEFLAQADVLPRVQLDERSYSDLVMIAIGGFSPLNGFMQQADYEQVVTDMRLVNGLPWSIPITLSVSEEVAEPLKEGNWVRLDDPNGRFVGVLELTQKYRYNKAHEATNVYRTDDIKHPGVQVVYNQGAINLAGPIWLLQRDAHPNFPKYQIDPTESRRLFKEKGWKTVVGFQTRNPIHRAHEYIQKCALEVVDGLFLHPLVGATKEDDIPADVRMRCYEIMLEHYFPKDRVILAINPASMRYAGPREAIFHALIRKNYGCTHFIVGRDHAGVGDYYGTYDAQYIFDEFEPGELGIVPMKFEHAFYCTVTQGMATTKTSPSTPEQRVHLSGTKVRELLRKGELPPPEFSRPEVATELAKAMRVAVEA from the coding sequence ATGAGTCACACGATCGATGGCATCGCACCTCATGGAGGTCATTTAATCAATCGCATTGCTACAGCACAGGAAAAAGCAGAATTTCTCGCCCAAGCAGATGTTTTACCCCGCGTCCAACTCGACGAACGTAGCTATAGTGACCTAGTAATGATTGCCATTGGTGGCTTTAGTCCCCTGAATGGTTTCATGCAGCAAGCAGACTACGAACAAGTCGTCACTGATATGCGCTTGGTGAACGGATTACCTTGGTCGATTCCTATTACTTTGTCGGTATCAGAAGAAGTCGCAGAACCTTTAAAAGAAGGAAATTGGGTGCGTTTAGACGATCCTAACGGACGGTTTGTGGGTGTATTGGAATTAACCCAAAAATATCGCTATAACAAAGCTCATGAAGCGACAAATGTTTACCGCACTGACGATATTAAACATCCAGGCGTACAAGTTGTTTATAATCAAGGGGCAATTAATTTAGCTGGCCCGATTTGGTTATTACAACGCGATGCCCATCCGAATTTTCCCAAATACCAAATCGATCCAACCGAATCTCGCAGATTGTTTAAAGAAAAAGGATGGAAAACTGTTGTAGGTTTCCAAACTCGTAATCCTATCCATCGTGCTCATGAGTATATTCAAAAATGTGCTTTGGAAGTTGTAGATGGATTATTTTTACATCCTTTGGTTGGCGCGACTAAAGAAGATGATATTCCGGCTGATGTGCGGATGCGTTGTTATGAAATTATGCTGGAACATTATTTTCCAAAAGACCGTGTAATTTTGGCAATTAATCCGGCTTCGATGCGTTATGCTGGCCCCAGGGAAGCGATTTTCCACGCTTTAATTCGGAAAAATTATGGCTGTACTCACTTCATCGTAGGCCGAGATCATGCTGGTGTGGGTGATTATTACGGCACTTATGATGCTCAGTATATCTTTGATGAGTTTGAGCCTGGGGAGTTGGGGATTGTGCCAATGAAGTTTGAACACGCTTTTTACTGCACTGTGACTCAAGGTATGGCAACGACAAAAACGAGTCCGAGTACGCCAGAACAGCGGGTTCATTTGTCAGGAACTAAGGTAAGAGAATTGCTGCGTAAGGGTGAACTTCCACCACCAGAATTTTCTCGTCCAGAGGTAGCGACAGAATTGGCAAAGGCAATGCGTGTGGCAGTAGAGGCTTAA
- a CDS encoding DUF4351 domain-containing protein: MAYDNLCKYLAETYAPNFVRWLLAINPTNVRVLKTEIIPEPIRSDALILLQTDNQILHLEFQTLPYSEPPLPYRMLKYWVLLYGQYKCDIEQVVIFLKETTSEQVFTDRFERRNTRHSYRIIRLWEQDPTPFLSDPALLPLAVLTRSSTPTQLLEQVAERVAMLEEPAQQKSLAATAEILAGLRFEKDLIRRLFREELMRESVIYQDILEQGMQRGLQQGLQRGEAIALLRILTRRFGEIAPEIEEKIRTLPIPQLEALIDAQIDFSSLDDLVNWLNQQSY; the protein is encoded by the coding sequence GTGGCATACGACAATCTTTGTAAATATTTAGCGGAAACCTATGCCCCAAATTTTGTCCGCTGGTTGCTAGCTATCAATCCTACTAACGTTCGCGTCCTCAAAACCGAAATTATTCCTGAACCAATACGTTCTGATGCACTGATTCTTTTGCAAACAGATAATCAGATTCTACATTTAGAATTTCAAACTTTACCGTATTCTGAGCCACCACTTCCTTACCGGATGCTCAAGTATTGGGTACTTTTGTATGGACAGTACAAATGCGATATTGAGCAAGTGGTAATTTTTCTCAAAGAAACTACATCAGAACAAGTTTTTACTGACCGATTTGAGAGGCGCAATACTCGACACAGTTATCGAATAATTCGTTTATGGGAGCAAGACCCTACACCTTTTTTATCCGATCCAGCTTTATTACCTTTGGCAGTTTTAACTCGTAGTAGTACTCCAACTCAGTTGTTAGAACAAGTTGCTGAACGAGTCGCTATGCTAGAAGAGCCAGCACAACAAAAAAGTCTAGCAGCAACAGCAGAAATTTTGGCAGGTTTGCGATTTGAAAAAGATCTAATTCGTCGATTATTTCGGGAGGAACTGATGCGAGAATCTGTAATTTACCAAGATATCCTTGAGCAAGGTATGCAACGAGGATTACAACAAGGATTACAACGAGGGGAAGCGATCGCACTTCTCCGCATCCTAACACGACGCTTTGGAGAAATAGCCCCTGAAATAGAAGAAAAAATTCGCACTTTACCAATCCCCCAACTAGAAGCCCTAATCGATGCTCAAATCGACTTTTCCAGTTTAGATGACTTAGTTAATTGGTTAAACCAACAAAGTTACTAA
- the mnmA gene encoding tRNA 2-thiouridine(34) synthase MnmA, which produces MNKVVVGLSGGVDSSVAAALLCNQGYEVAGLTLWLMKGKGQCCSEGMVDAAFICEQLGIPHHIVDSREVFQTYIVDYLVTGYSEGITPLPCSQCNKAVKFGPMLQYAQEQLGIDKIATGHYARITYNAKTGRYELRRAVDLSKDQSYFLYDLPQELLAGTIFPLGDKLKTETRKIAAEYGLKTASKPESMDLCLVESNGSMRAFLDKYITPQKGEIVDESGKVLGQHDGVHHYTIGQRRGLGIAAAEPLYVIGLDAVKNRVIVGTRDSANQTECTVQRVNWVSIAEPSTPIRAQVQIRYRSSATPVTVIPLENSRVKLVFDEPQFSITPGQAAVWYDGDMVLGGGVIERGVGE; this is translated from the coding sequence ATGAACAAAGTAGTAGTTGGCCTCTCTGGTGGTGTAGATAGTTCTGTTGCAGCAGCCCTGCTGTGTAATCAAGGATATGAAGTAGCAGGGTTGACCCTTTGGTTGATGAAAGGTAAGGGTCAATGTTGTTCTGAGGGGATGGTCGATGCTGCTTTTATTTGCGAACAGCTGGGCATTCCCCACCATATTGTTGATAGTCGGGAAGTTTTTCAAACTTATATAGTTGATTATTTGGTAACAGGGTACAGCGAAGGTATCACCCCGCTACCTTGTTCTCAATGCAACAAAGCGGTGAAATTTGGCCCGATGCTGCAATATGCCCAAGAACAGTTGGGTATAGATAAAATTGCCACAGGTCATTATGCGCGGATTACTTATAATGCAAAAACGGGGCGTTATGAGTTGCGACGGGCGGTTGATTTAAGCAAAGACCAATCATACTTTTTGTATGATTTACCCCAAGAATTGTTAGCGGGTACTATTTTTCCTTTGGGTGACAAACTGAAAACCGAAACCAGAAAAATTGCGGCTGAATACGGTTTAAAAACTGCTAGTAAGCCGGAAAGTATGGATTTATGCTTGGTAGAAAGCAATGGTTCCATGCGGGCGTTTTTGGATAAGTACATTACACCCCAAAAAGGCGAAATTGTTGACGAGTCAGGTAAAGTTTTAGGACAGCATGATGGTGTACATCACTATACAATTGGCCAACGCCGAGGTTTAGGAATTGCTGCGGCAGAACCTTTGTATGTGATTGGTTTGGATGCAGTAAAAAATCGGGTGATTGTCGGTACTCGTGATAGTGCTAATCAAACAGAATGTACTGTACAAAGAGTTAATTGGGTTTCTATTGCTGAACCTTCTACACCGATTCGCGCCCAAGTGCAAATTCGTTACCGTTCTTCGGCAACTCCGGTAACAGTAATTCCCTTAGAAAATTCCCGTGTCAAATTAGTTTTTGATGAACCTCAATTTAGCATTACTCCCGGACAAGCAGCCGTTTGGTACGACGGAGATATGGTGTTAGGTGGGGGAGTTATTGAGAGGGGGGTTGGGGAATAG
- a CDS encoding bifunctional ADP-dependent NAD(P)H-hydrate dehydratase/NAD(P)H-hydrate epimerase: MNRWEKIQQIAVTAAQMREIEGRIFAAGMPVAALMEKVAELISQRIQSFFPLYLNPTLNPSSYNGEGRNFLLRVGVLVGPGHNGGDALVVARELHFHGYQVKIYRPFSKLKDLTAQHDLYAQSLGINYVENIAALQDCDFIIDGLFGFGLEREIKDNLAEEIDRLNQWSKPVVSIDLPSGIHTDTGEVLGTAVKATYTLCLGLWKLGLLQDQALEYVGKAELIDFDIPLADITEILGETPQIQRVTKEFIQQHLPLPRPAVTHKYKQGHLLLICGSRKYAGGAILTGLGARGSGVGMLSIAVPESLKPLLVSHLPEALIIGCEETENGAIASLPETVDLGGYDAIACGPGITTEANTIVAQVLTNNKPLILDADGLNILAKLETISTLQKRQAITVLTPHAGEFKRLFLDIENVQQNRVEAVKKAAELSRAIVLLKGARTAIGNPAGKVWIVTESTPALARGGSGDVLTGLMGGLLAQGVAANINSLAERVVTAAWWHAQAGILAAQERTELGVDAFTLTQFLSKVL; this comes from the coding sequence ATGAACAGGTGGGAAAAAATTCAACAAATAGCTGTTACAGCCGCTCAAATGCGAGAAATTGAAGGGCGTATCTTTGCCGCAGGAATGCCTGTAGCAGCTTTAATGGAAAAAGTAGCTGAATTAATTTCTCAGCGAATTCAGTCGTTTTTTCCCTTATATTTAAACCCCACCCTCAACCCCTCCTCGTATAACGGGGAGGGGAGAAATTTTTTGCTGCGAGTTGGTGTTTTGGTAGGGCCAGGACATAATGGCGGCGATGCGCTAGTTGTAGCGCGAGAGTTGCATTTTCATGGGTATCAAGTTAAGATTTATCGCCCTTTTTCTAAATTAAAAGATTTGACAGCACAACATGATTTATATGCTCAAAGTTTAGGAATTAATTATGTAGAAAATATTGCTGCTTTACAAGATTGTGATTTCATTATTGATGGGTTATTTGGTTTTGGATTAGAAAGGGAAATAAAAGATAATTTAGCAGAAGAAATTGATCGATTAAATCAATGGTCTAAACCTGTTGTCAGCATTGATTTACCTTCAGGTATACACACAGATACGGGAGAAGTTTTAGGAACAGCAGTTAAAGCTACTTATACACTTTGTTTAGGTTTGTGGAAGTTGGGATTGTTGCAAGACCAAGCATTAGAATATGTAGGAAAAGCAGAGTTAATTGATTTTGATATTCCCTTAGCAGATATTACGGAAATTTTGGGAGAAACGCCGCAAATTCAGCGGGTAACTAAAGAGTTTATTCAGCAACATTTACCGCTACCTCGTCCAGCAGTTACCCATAAGTATAAACAAGGACATTTACTGTTAATTTGCGGTTCGCGGAAGTATGCGGGAGGAGCAATTTTAACTGGTTTGGGGGCGAGGGGAAGTGGTGTGGGAATGCTTTCTATTGCTGTTCCTGAATCTTTAAAACCTTTGTTAGTTTCCCATTTGCCAGAAGCGCTAATTATTGGTTGTGAAGAAACCGAAAATGGGGCTATAGCTAGTTTACCAGAAACAGTAGATTTGGGGGGGTATGATGCGATCGCCTGCGGCCCCGGTATCACAACCGAAGCAAATACAATTGTCGCCCAAGTTTTAACTAACAATAAACCTTTAATTTTAGATGCTGATGGTTTGAATATATTAGCAAAATTAGAAACAATTTCGACTTTACAAAAACGCCAAGCAATAACAGTTTTAACTCCTCATGCTGGCGAATTTAAAAGGTTATTTCTTGATATTGAAAATGTCCAACAAAATCGCGTTGAAGCCGTAAAAAAAGCAGCCGAATTAAGTAGAGCAATTGTATTATTGAAAGGTGCGAGAACTGCAATCGGAAATCCTGCGGGTAAAGTTTGGATTGTTACTGAAAGTACACCAGCTTTGGCGCGTGGTGGAAGCGGAGATGTGTTAACTGGGTTAATGGGTGGATTATTGGCGCAAGGAGTTGCTGCTAATATAAATTCACTTGCAGAAAGGGTAGTAACGGCGGCTTGGTGGCACGCTCAAGCTGGTATTTTAGCTGCACAAGAAAGAACAGAATTAGGTGTGGATGCGTTTACTTTGACACAGTTTTTAAGTAAAGTTTTGTAA
- a CDS encoding YybH family protein — protein MIDANEVLKAMCQKYQAAVSANDSVAYKKLFAADAIRIPPGSEPEHGPDEISQNEQKDYNVAKWSIQSTPIDALLIDEQWMYGIAHIDGTTVAHSDGKTSSFQATKTWLLHKEDSGEWLIKRQMWNLK, from the coding sequence ATGATTGATGCCAACGAAGTGCTCAAAGCAATGTGCCAAAAGTATCAGGCAGCCGTTAGTGCCAATGATTCAGTAGCATATAAAAAGCTATTCGCCGCAGATGCGATTCGGATTCCACCAGGGTCAGAACCAGAGCATGGCCCGGACGAAATTTCTCAGAACGAACAGAAGGATTATAATGTTGCAAAATGGAGTATCCAATCTACACCAATTGATGCTCTATTAATTGATGAGCAATGGATGTACGGAATCGCGCATATTGATGGAACTACTGTGGCTCACAGTGATGGAAAGACAAGTTCATTCCAAGCTACGAAAACTTGGCTTCTTCACAAAGAAGACTCAGGCGAATGGTTGATTAAAAGGCAAATGTGGAACCTTAAATAA
- a CDS encoding NAD(P)/FAD-dependent oxidoreductase yields MIDAVTNQSPHHVVIVGGGFGGLYAAKALGRAPVKVTLVDKRNFHLFQPLLYQVATGKLSPADISSPLRAVLSDNQNTQVLLAQMQDIDPEQKKLFLNSDEVDYDTLIIATGVKHHYFGNEHWETAAPGLKTIENALEMRRRIFLAFEAAEKESDLEKRRAWLTFVIVGGGPTGVELAGAIAELAFATLKKEFRNIDTSETKIYLLEGLDRILPPYKPELSAQAENSLNKLGVTILTKTLVTNIDGDVVTMKQGEQESEIAAKTILWAAGVKASPIGQLLADRTGVELDRVGRVIVEPNLTIKNYPDIFVIGDLANYSHQDGKPLPGVAPVAMQEGEYVAKLIQQRLKGSENAFPFHYVDVGSLAVIGRNSAVVDLGFIQLTGFFAWLTWVFVHIYYLIEFDNKLVVMIQWAWNYFTRKGGARLITGNESLGVVGVDEKGEYYVPPAKKSPVEV; encoded by the coding sequence ATGATAGATGCAGTAACTAATCAATCTCCTCATCATGTAGTAATTGTTGGCGGTGGCTTTGGCGGATTATACGCAGCAAAAGCTTTAGGTCGTGCGCCTGTAAAAGTGACATTAGTTGATAAGCGAAATTTTCATTTATTTCAGCCACTTTTGTATCAGGTAGCTACTGGAAAATTATCACCTGCGGATATTTCTTCTCCGTTGCGGGCTGTGTTAAGTGATAACCAAAATACGCAAGTATTGTTAGCCCAAATGCAGGATATTGACCCGGAACAAAAGAAGCTATTTTTAAATAGTGATGAAGTTGATTATGATACTTTAATTATTGCCACTGGAGTTAAACATCACTATTTTGGCAACGAACATTGGGAAACAGCAGCACCTGGATTAAAAACAATAGAAAATGCTTTGGAAATGCGGCGGCGAATTTTCTTGGCATTTGAAGCGGCGGAAAAGGAAAGTGATTTAGAAAAACGCCGTGCTTGGTTGACTTTTGTAATTGTGGGTGGGGGGCCGACTGGTGTAGAATTAGCTGGTGCGATCGCAGAATTAGCCTTTGCTACCTTAAAAAAAGAATTTCGTAATATTGATACCTCCGAAACTAAAATTTATCTGTTAGAAGGCTTAGATAGAATCTTGCCTCCCTATAAACCAGAACTTTCTGCTCAAGCGGAAAACTCCTTAAACAAATTAGGCGTAACAATCTTAACTAAAACCTTAGTTACTAACATTGATGGCGATGTAGTAACTATGAAACAAGGCGAACAAGAATCAGAAATTGCTGCTAAAACTATTTTATGGGCAGCTGGTGTAAAAGCTTCTCCCATCGGTCAACTTTTGGCCGATCGCACAGGTGTAGAATTAGATAGAGTTGGTAGAGTTATTGTTGAACCAAATTTAACAATTAAAAACTATCCCGATATTTTTGTCATTGGCGATTTGGCGAATTATTCCCATCAAGATGGAAAACCTTTACCAGGAGTTGCACCTGTCGCCATGCAAGAAGGCGAATACGTTGCTAAACTAATTCAACAGCGATTAAAAGGTAGCGAAAATGCTTTTCCGTTCCATTATGTTGATGTGGGAAGTTTAGCAGTTATCGGACGTAATTCCGCTGTAGTAGACTTGGGCTTTATTCAACTAACAGGTTTCTTTGCTTGGCTAACTTGGGTGTTTGTTCACATCTACTACTTAATTGAATTTGACAATAAATTAGTAGTAATGATTCAGTGGGCTTGGAATTATTTTACCCGCAAAGGCGGGGCTCGTTTAATTACCGGAAATGAATCTTTAGGCGTTGTCGGCGTTGACGAAAAAGGCGAATATTATGTACCACCAGCAAAAAAATCTCCTGTAGAAGTTTAA
- the pstS gene encoding phosphate ABC transporter substrate-binding protein PstS, whose protein sequence is MSARVQLKRRNLLAFLCLSAFFVASNASNYLHSQSATANDSSFLLAQNRVSITGAGASFPAPLYQRWFSEINKSNPNIQISYQSVGSGAGVQQLINSTVDFGASDVAMTDGEMGKVSRGVILIPMTAGSIVAGYNLPGVNSLKLSRSTLADIFLGKIKVWNDPKITKDNPGVNLPNRPISVVYRADGSGTTGVFTKHLSAISPEWKSKVGEGKSVSWPTGAGAKGNEGVTAQIVQSPGAIGYLEYGYARSNRISVASLQNKAGKFVAPTPSNSANALSAVQLPGNLRAFVADPPGANSYPIVTYSWIMAYKNYPDANKSKALKQALNYGLTTGQQYADDLGYIPLPSNVVSKARAAVNSIK, encoded by the coding sequence ATGTCAGCTAGAGTTCAATTAAAGCGGAGAAATCTGCTAGCTTTTCTTTGTCTTTCAGCATTTTTTGTGGCTAGTAATGCTTCCAACTATTTGCATTCTCAGAGTGCCACTGCTAACGATTCCTCATTTTTATTAGCACAAAATAGAGTAAGTATTACTGGTGCTGGTGCATCTTTTCCAGCCCCTTTGTATCAACGTTGGTTTTCGGAAATTAACAAAAGTAATCCCAATATTCAAATCAGTTATCAATCTGTTGGTAGCGGTGCTGGAGTACAACAATTAATTAATAGTACCGTAGATTTTGGTGCTAGTGATGTAGCGATGACCGATGGGGAAATGGGCAAAGTTTCCAGAGGGGTAATTTTAATTCCCATGACCGCAGGTAGCATTGTTGCAGGTTATAACTTACCTGGCGTTAATTCTTTGAAACTTTCTCGGAGTACATTGGCTGACATTTTTTTGGGCAAAATCAAGGTTTGGAACGACCCGAAAATTACCAAAGATAACCCTGGAGTAAACTTACCAAATAGACCTATTAGTGTAGTCTATCGTGCTGATGGTAGCGGCACAACTGGAGTTTTCACTAAACATTTAAGTGCTATTAGTCCTGAGTGGAAAAGTAAAGTGGGCGAAGGCAAATCTGTATCTTGGCCTACTGGCGCAGGTGCTAAAGGTAATGAAGGAGTAACTGCTCAAATTGTTCAATCTCCGGGTGCGATCGGTTATTTAGAATATGGCTATGCTAGAAGTAATAGAATTTCTGTAGCCTCGTTACAAAATAAAGCTGGAAAATTTGTTGCGCCAACTCCCAGTAATTCTGCTAATGCTTTATCAGCAGTACAATTACCAGGAAATTTACGTGCATTTGTCGCCGACCCGCCTGGAGCAAATTCCTATCCAATTGTTACTTATTCTTGGATAATGGCTTACAAAAATTACCCTGATGCTAATAAATCAAAAGCACTGAAGCAAGCATTGAATTATGGATTAACAACTGGTCAGCAATATGCAGATGATTTAGGATATATTCCTTTACCGTCCAATGTTGTATCTAAAGCCAGAGCAGCGGTTAATTCGATTAAGTAA